From Halococcus agarilyticus, one genomic window encodes:
- a CDS encoding proline dehydrogenase family protein, whose amino-acid sequence MIPPIASRFVAGETPAELLEHARQLEARGVRTICNRLGEHYERPEPAIEDRDAYCELLTDIANAGLGACVSVKPSQIGLGIGEATFRENLAVIVDQAAEHDQFVWIDMEDHSTTDVTLDAYAEHAAEYERVGVCIQANLKRTPEDLHRLADLPGKVRLVKGAYDEPAAIAHREKSRVNEAYRDCLDLVFEEFDGGIAVGSHDPAMIEHAIERHDEFGTEFEIQMLMGVREEAQVELAEEYDVWQYAPYGGKWLSYFSRRAMERKENLAFALRAVAGR is encoded by the coding sequence ATGATCCCGCCGATCGCGAGTCGGTTCGTCGCCGGCGAGACGCCGGCCGAACTCCTCGAACACGCCCGCCAGCTCGAAGCGCGCGGCGTGCGGACCATCTGCAATCGGCTCGGCGAGCACTACGAGCGCCCGGAGCCGGCGATCGAGGACCGCGACGCCTACTGCGAACTCCTCACGGACATCGCGAACGCCGGATTGGGGGCGTGTGTCTCGGTCAAACCCTCCCAGATCGGGCTCGGGATCGGCGAGGCGACCTTCCGGGAGAACCTCGCGGTCATCGTGGACCAGGCCGCGGAGCACGACCAGTTCGTCTGGATCGACATGGAGGACCACTCGACGACCGACGTCACGCTCGACGCCTACGCCGAGCACGCAGCGGAGTACGAGCGGGTCGGCGTCTGCATCCAGGCGAACCTCAAGCGCACCCCCGAGGACCTCCACCGACTCGCGGACCTGCCGGGGAAGGTCCGCCTCGTGAAGGGCGCGTACGACGAGCCGGCGGCGATCGCCCACCGCGAGAAGAGTCGGGTCAACGAGGCCTACCGCGACTGTCTCGATCTCGTGTTCGAGGAGTTCGACGGCGGGATCGCGGTGGGGAGTCACGACCCGGCGATGATCGAACACGCGATCGAGCGCCACGACGAGTTCGGAACGGAGTTCGAGATACAGATGCTGATGGGCGTGCGCGAGGAGGCTCAGGTCGAACTGGCCGAAGAGTACGACGTCTGGCAGTACGCCCCGTACGGCGGGAAGTGGCTGTCCTATTTCTCCCGGCGGGCGATGGAGCGAAAGGAGAACCTCGCGTTCGCGCTCCGGGCGGTCGCGGGCCGGTAG
- a CDS encoding DUF502 domain-containing protein yields MASWKRDATSGLIVLVPVIVTLYVIAFIYGRIATLPFVESIEPPWVRVPLTLVLFALLVFAIGYLMRTATGPLVEGAIDDVMNSLPGLRVVYNASKMAVETAVTGTGDLQAPVKLETWNGMRMTAFKTGKQTEDGRDVLFLPTAPNITTGFVIEVTPDDYTETDERVEDALTRVLSAGFGETNEDIGVSINVTEEPAKTDD; encoded by the coding sequence ATGGCCTCCTGGAAGCGCGACGCCACGAGCGGGCTGATCGTGCTCGTGCCGGTTATCGTCACGCTCTACGTCATCGCGTTCATCTACGGCCGGATCGCCACCCTGCCGTTCGTCGAGAGCATCGAACCGCCGTGGGTTCGAGTCCCGCTCACGCTGGTCCTGTTCGCCCTCCTCGTGTTCGCGATCGGTTACCTGATGCGCACGGCCACGGGGCCGCTGGTCGAGGGCGCGATCGACGACGTGATGAACAGCCTCCCGGGGCTCCGGGTGGTCTACAACGCCTCGAAGATGGCGGTCGAGACCGCGGTCACGGGCACCGGCGATCTCCAGGCCCCGGTGAAACTCGAAACGTGGAACGGGATGCGGATGACGGCGTTCAAGACCGGCAAGCAGACCGAGGACGGCCGCGACGTCCTCTTCCTGCCGACCGCGCCGAACATTACCACCGGGTTCGTGATCGAGGTCACTCCCGACGACTACACCGAGACCGACGAGCGCGTCGAGGACGCGCTGACCCGGGTCCTGAGCGCGGGCTTTGGCGAAACCAACGAGGACATCGGCGTCTCGATCAACGTCACCGAGGAGCCGGCGAAAACCGACGACTGA
- a CDS encoding NUDIX domain-containing protein: MTIVRDAEFLPVRRAVAPDAGSWTVPGGHLEFDEAPREGAVRELEEEAGIVATPDDPVLSAGGNNGQSIHPATEPDTAQYPEGSDAG, encoded by the coding sequence GTGACGATCGTGCGGGACGCCGAATTCCTCCCCGTTCGCCGAGCGGTCGCGCCGGACGCCGGTTCGTGGACGGTTCCCGGTGGTCACCTCGAATTCGACGAAGCGCCGCGCGAGGGAGCCGTTCGCGAACTCGAAGAAGAGGCCGGCATCGTGGCCACACCCGACGATCCCGTCCTGTCTGCTGGGGGGAACAACGGTCAATCAATTCATCCGGCAACCGAACCTGATACAGCTCAATATCCTGAAGGCAGCGACGCGGGTTAG
- a CDS encoding threonine synthase, with the protein MPADLRCPACGDTDADRWRCECGQPLDFATQPLPDGPAPALADLDTRNGLWAFTDFLPVERAVDLGAGWTPGVDSEGRRPSESRPSAGDASEWNATFKLEYVSPTGSFKDRGAATTIARAVECGADRVIEDSSGNAGTAIATYAARAGLDATIYVPADAKSAKLRAIERTGADVVRIEGTREDVTAAAIEAVENGEGWYASHAWNPAFYAGTATFALELAAQCDWSVPDAIVCPIGHGTLFLGAYRGFRALRAAGWIDRIPRLLGAQAAGYAPVVARLDARTDPDDPNDLADGIQIREPVRIEAICEAIETTNGDAIAIDAETTREEHDRLARAGFDVEPTCAVAPAALREYCERGVTRENDRVVVPLTGSNT; encoded by the coding sequence ATGCCCGCCGACCTCCGCTGTCCCGCCTGCGGCGACACCGACGCCGACCGCTGGCGCTGCGAGTGCGGTCAGCCGCTCGACTTCGCCACCCAGCCGCTGCCCGACGGCCCCGCGCCCGCGCTCGCCGATCTCGACACCCGCAACGGGCTGTGGGCGTTCACGGACTTCCTGCCCGTCGAACGGGCGGTGGATCTCGGCGCGGGCTGGACACCGGGAGTCGATAGCGAGGGACGACGTCCCTCGGAAAGCCGGCCATCGGCCGGCGATGCGTCCGAGTGGAACGCGACGTTCAAACTCGAATACGTCTCGCCGACGGGCAGTTTCAAGGATCGCGGCGCGGCGACGACGATCGCACGCGCGGTCGAGTGTGGAGCCGACCGCGTGATCGAGGACTCCTCGGGCAACGCCGGAACCGCGATCGCGACCTACGCCGCCCGCGCGGGCCTCGACGCCACGATCTACGTGCCCGCCGACGCGAAGTCAGCCAAACTCCGGGCGATCGAGCGCACGGGGGCCGACGTCGTACGGATCGAGGGGACCAGGGAAGACGTCACGGCGGCCGCGATCGAGGCCGTCGAGAACGGCGAGGGCTGGTACGCGAGCCACGCGTGGAACCCTGCCTTTTACGCCGGAACCGCGACGTTCGCGCTCGAACTCGCCGCCCAGTGCGACTGGAGCGTGCCGGACGCGATCGTGTGTCCGATCGGTCACGGGACCCTCTTTCTGGGTGCGTACCGGGGCTTTCGCGCACTCCGCGCGGCCGGCTGGATCGACCGCATTCCGCGACTGCTCGGTGCCCAGGCAGCCGGCTACGCGCCGGTCGTCGCCAGGCTCGACGCCCGCACCGATCCCGACGACCCGAACGATCTCGCGGACGGCATCCAGATCCGCGAACCAGTCCGGATCGAGGCGATCTGTGAGGCGATCGAAACCACCAATGGCGACGCGATCGCGATCGACGCCGAGACCACCCGCGAGGAACACGACCGGCTCGCCAGGGCAGGCTTCGATGTCGAGCCGACGTGTGCGGTCGCGCCGGCCGCCCTCCGCGAATATTGCGAACGTGGGGTGACACGTGAAAACGATCGAGTAGTGGTACCGCTAACCGGATCGAACACGTGA
- a CDS encoding succinylglutamate desuccinylase/aspartoacylase family protein, producing the protein MTSLGSASAAPGEIDTGRLSVGETRDGSPLGLPVCVVNGATEGDTLYIQAASDGDELNGVGVVRSLVPRLDPDDLAGTVLLVGIVNLHAYQVAEHRNPIDDTKLNRAFPGDEHGSSSERIAAAAFDAATGADLVLDLHQGSTSRMIHETRVRCGPRHHLHSECLDLAKTFDCGHVLDQKGPDGQLARAAPDEGVPTIDPELGGAVGLDPESVAIGVEGVFNVLTAYGFLDGSVDPDDQVRATGFEQYGAPAGGLVDFEAELGERVEQGDRLFHVTDAFGSVKAESTADAEGVFWRTRRLPQVATGEYVCSVGTDIDRF; encoded by the coding sequence ATGACGAGTCTCGGAAGCGCGAGCGCGGCTCCCGGCGAGATCGACACTGGGCGGCTGTCGGTCGGCGAGACCCGCGACGGGAGCCCGCTGGGACTGCCGGTCTGTGTCGTCAACGGCGCAACCGAGGGCGACACCCTCTACATCCAGGCCGCGAGCGACGGCGACGAACTCAACGGCGTCGGCGTCGTCCGGTCGCTGGTTCCACGGCTCGATCCCGACGACCTCGCCGGCACAGTTCTGCTCGTCGGGATCGTCAACCTCCACGCCTACCAGGTGGCCGAACACCGCAACCCGATCGACGACACCAAGCTCAACCGGGCGTTTCCGGGCGACGAACACGGCTCCTCCTCCGAACGCATCGCCGCTGCGGCGTTCGACGCCGCCACCGGCGCGGATCTCGTGCTCGACCTCCACCAGGGCTCGACGAGCCGGATGATCCACGAGACCAGAGTCCGATGTGGTCCGCGTCACCATCTTCATAGTGAGTGTCTCGACCTCGCGAAGACGTTCGACTGCGGCCACGTCCTCGATCAGAAGGGGCCCGACGGCCAGCTCGCCCGCGCCGCCCCCGACGAGGGCGTCCCGACCATCGACCCCGAACTCGGTGGTGCGGTCGGGCTCGATCCCGAGAGCGTCGCGATCGGCGTCGAGGGCGTGTTCAACGTGCTCACGGCGTACGGCTTTCTCGATGGGAGTGTCGATCCCGACGACCAGGTCCGCGCGACCGGGTTCGAGCAGTACGGCGCACCTGCCGGCGGCCTCGTCGACTTCGAGGCCGAACTCGGCGAGCGGGTCGAACAGGGCGACCGCCTTTTCCATGTCACCGACGCGTTCGGCTCCGTGAAGGCCGAGTCGACCGCCGACGCCGAGGGGGTGTTCTGGCGGACCCGCCGGCTGCCACAGGTCGCGACCGGCGAGTACGTCTGCTCGGTCGGGACCGACATCGATCGGTTCTAA
- a CDS encoding DUF7536 family protein codes for MSDDAPERPPTAEFAAALSVPRNAKIGLAAGVGVAVCIYAYRVFELLGPVADPRGSPLLFAVLAVTLAFGSATLVTVLLTLVSAYRLARER; via the coding sequence GTGTCGGACGACGCCCCGGAGCGCCCACCCACCGCGGAGTTCGCCGCGGCGCTGTCGGTCCCGCGCAACGCGAAGATCGGGCTCGCGGCCGGCGTCGGAGTCGCCGTCTGTATCTACGCCTACCGGGTGTTCGAGCTGCTGGGTCCGGTGGCGGATCCGCGTGGCTCGCCGCTGCTCTTCGCCGTCCTCGCCGTGACGCTCGCGTTCGGGAGCGCGACGCTCGTGACGGTACTCCTGACGCTGGTCTCGGCCTACCGGCTCGCTCGCGAACGATAG
- a CDS encoding potassium channel family protein, translating to MTRAVGYEPRSVKQLLAEMKDIAELMIDLSYSAVLLGSDEVAAAVLDLEAEMDVLQLRTRMSLLMAARSTDDAEALAPVLGIVGATEKISDATGDIAKVVVEDIGLPPAMRAALPAAVETLVRARVAPDARFAGRTLGGIDLESETGVRAIAIRRGEEWLMNPDRDTVLRPDDAVFLRGPEAGIAGVYRSTTGEHYAPPEAPDPTIADLDRAMDSVVLMKNMSELGVDLAYGAVLFDSEDLAHEVVSLEAEVDHLQSRFEAWTLQAATRVDEPVSLRGLVRLARSTEVISDAAVEISEGVLRGLGSHPVIAEAVKESDEVIVRLSVESGSALDGATLGGRMVRTETGMGVIAVRRTTRETVTAASVTDESVTTVRDDWVVSPGPATELAAGDVLLAKGPQTAAERLRALAGTVP from the coding sequence ATGACACGGGCGGTGGGCTACGAGCCCCGGAGCGTCAAACAGCTCCTCGCGGAGATGAAAGACATCGCGGAGCTGATGATCGATCTCTCGTACTCCGCCGTCCTGCTGGGCAGCGATGAGGTCGCGGCGGCGGTGCTCGACCTCGAAGCCGAGATGGACGTGCTCCAGCTCCGGACCCGGATGAGCCTGCTGATGGCTGCCCGGAGCACCGACGACGCCGAAGCGCTCGCACCCGTGCTCGGGATCGTGGGTGCAACCGAGAAGATCAGCGACGCGACCGGCGACATCGCAAAGGTCGTCGTCGAGGACATCGGGCTCCCCCCTGCGATGCGCGCCGCGCTCCCCGCGGCGGTCGAGACGCTGGTCCGTGCCCGCGTCGCTCCCGACGCACGCTTCGCCGGGCGGACCCTCGGTGGGATCGACCTCGAGAGCGAGACCGGGGTGCGCGCGATCGCGATCCGGCGCGGCGAGGAGTGGCTCATGAACCCCGACCGCGACACCGTCCTCCGGCCCGACGACGCCGTGTTCCTTCGGGGTCCGGAGGCGGGGATCGCCGGCGTCTACCGGAGCACCACCGGCGAGCACTACGCGCCGCCCGAGGCCCCCGACCCCACCATCGCGGACCTCGATCGGGCGATGGACTCGGTCGTGCTGATGAAGAACATGAGCGAACTCGGGGTGGATCTCGCCTACGGCGCGGTGCTGTTCGACAGCGAGGACCTCGCGCACGAGGTGGTGTCCCTCGAAGCGGAGGTCGATCACCTCCAGTCGCGCTTCGAGGCGTGGACGCTCCAGGCAGCCACGCGGGTCGACGAGCCGGTCTCGCTCCGCGGCCTCGTCCGTCTCGCTCGGAGCACGGAGGTCATCTCGGACGCGGCGGTCGAGATCTCGGAGGGCGTGCTTCGAGGACTCGGCTCGCATCCGGTGATCGCCGAGGCGGTCAAGGAGTCCGACGAGGTGATCGTCCGGCTGAGCGTCGAGTCGGGCAGCGCCCTCGACGGCGCGACGCTCGGCGGCCGGATGGTCAGGACCGAGACCGGGATGGGTGTGATCGCCGTCCGGCGGACGACTCGCGAGACCGTCACCGCCGCATCGGTGACCGACGAGTCGGTGACGACCGTTCGCGACGACTGGGTGGTTTCGCCCGGTCCGGCCACCGAACTCGCCGCTGGCGACGTCCTACTCGCGAAGGGGCCGCAGACGGCGGCCGAACGACTCCGGGCGCTCGCCGGCACGGTACCGTAA
- a CDS encoding glycosyl hydrolase: MNRRSFLRSTGVLGAVAATGCSAKLDPFSGPSTPELTPTPEAPPTRAGTALTGIYPGGPNRENAIANLASATEWLDQPPAVALVFVDALLPDDAKQGFVDGPLTAIWNAGHVPMITWQPFEREMQATSETVERAIAGGEHDGHLSSWASLLESWAQPYGDRTRGRRFYFRPAHEMNGDWFPWSAVDSSRIDATVTPVPNASGSENESGGESRAAGTPADYVEMWRRLHDTFGATDLDGSNVQWVWTANADEVGGIRAERYYPGDEYVDWVGLDGFNFGGSQSYSSWRTPEELFDPMLGRLRELTDKPVALTEFASASFTGPNGDGEYRPQRKAAWIEAAFEYVAENDIKMTCWFNVDKSGADEADWAVFGGERGTERVTLSNEYQVYEAYNRAVSGDDFLSARTDFPPLLTDDEFAGEF; this comes from the coding sequence ATGAACCGCCGGTCGTTCCTCCGATCGACGGGCGTGCTCGGGGCCGTCGCGGCGACCGGCTGTTCGGCCAAGCTCGACCCCTTCTCCGGGCCGTCGACCCCGGAACTCACGCCGACACCGGAAGCACCGCCGACGCGGGCGGGCACGGCGCTCACGGGGATCTACCCCGGCGGGCCGAACCGCGAGAACGCGATCGCGAACCTCGCGTCCGCCACCGAATGGCTCGACCAACCGCCCGCGGTCGCGCTCGTGTTCGTCGACGCGCTGCTCCCCGACGACGCGAAGCAGGGGTTCGTCGACGGACCGCTGACCGCCATCTGGAACGCGGGCCACGTCCCGATGATCACGTGGCAGCCGTTCGAACGCGAGATGCAGGCGACGAGCGAGACCGTCGAGCGGGCGATCGCCGGCGGCGAGCACGACGGCCACCTGTCGTCGTGGGCGTCGCTGCTCGAATCGTGGGCGCAGCCGTACGGCGACCGCACGCGCGGTCGGCGCTTTTACTTCCGACCGGCCCACGAGATGAACGGCGACTGGTTCCCGTGGAGCGCGGTCGACTCCTCGCGGATCGACGCGACCGTCACGCCCGTCCCGAACGCCTCCGGCAGCGAGAATGAGAGTGGCGGGGAGAGCCGAGCGGCTGGAACGCCGGCGGACTACGTCGAGATGTGGCGGCGACTCCACGATACGTTCGGGGCGACCGATCTGGACGGGTCGAACGTCCAGTGGGTCTGGACGGCCAACGCCGACGAGGTCGGTGGGATCCGGGCCGAGCGGTACTACCCCGGTGACGAGTACGTCGACTGGGTCGGGCTCGACGGGTTCAACTTCGGCGGGAGCCAGTCGTATTCGAGCTGGCGCACCCCCGAAGAGCTGTTCGACCCGATGCTCGGGCGACTCCGCGAGCTGACCGACAAACCGGTGGCGCTGACCGAGTTCGCCTCGGCCTCGTTCACGGGGCCGAACGGCGACGGCGAGTACCGGCCCCAGCGCAAGGCCGCGTGGATCGAGGCGGCCTTCGAGTACGTCGCGGAAAACGACATCAAGATGACGTGCTGGTTCAACGTCGACAAGAGCGGGGCCGACGAGGCCGACTGGGCGGTGTTCGGGGGTGAGCGCGGGACCGAGCGGGTCACGCTTTCGAACGAGTATCAGGTGTACGAGGCATACAACCGGGCGGTCTCGGGGGACGACTTCCTCAGCGCCCGCACCGACTTCCCGCCGCTGCTGACCGACGACGAGTTCGCGGGCGAGTTCTGA
- a CDS encoding HAD family hydrolase translates to MNRTRDRYDLLYELYDRFDTRTLRAYQTFVDVFPPVDSRVALDHWQDAESALAESKAEIREAFDRGEPLAAIAAHASRDEAFTALDLHERHGRPVSAFVLDVDETLRSAGSTDNEIPRETLGFLTEFHEAGMPIVICTGQTLENVKGFLIQGLGSEIFHSGDLSVVYEAGTGAFTPGHGPETKQLLYEELDDTIQDVFYRLRSDVLSEAPEGIRRGCHLQGNEFNVTLKPNFEIGSTDATHVIDRALLHQLGLLGSAASGACDANETEAAAWARAFYADSDPEIRAVLEAENELPDRSADSVPDDLGDLFERIDVAYYEGDAAEIGSRELNKVVGVEAAFDVLGLDDPFALVMGDSKSDLRVMEWVAEGDMGIAAAPEHASIDVLDHVIRTDELVYDQGDAAEILRVVYALNQLARLD, encoded by the coding sequence ATGAACCGCACCCGCGACCGCTACGATCTCCTCTACGAACTCTACGATCGGTTCGACACCCGGACGCTCCGGGCGTACCAGACGTTCGTCGACGTGTTCCCGCCGGTGGACTCGCGGGTCGCACTCGATCACTGGCAGGACGCAGAGAGCGCCCTCGCCGAGTCGAAGGCCGAGATCCGGGAGGCGTTCGATCGGGGCGAACCGCTCGCGGCGATCGCGGCCCACGCCTCGCGCGACGAGGCGTTCACCGCGCTCGATCTCCACGAGCGCCACGGCCGGCCGGTGTCGGCGTTCGTCCTCGACGTCGACGAGACGCTGCGCTCCGCCGGGAGCACCGACAACGAGATCCCCCGCGAGACGCTCGGCTTCCTGACCGAGTTCCACGAGGCCGGGATGCCGATCGTGATCTGCACCGGCCAGACCCTCGAAAACGTGAAGGGGTTCCTGATCCAGGGTCTCGGCAGCGAGATCTTCCACTCCGGCGATCTCAGCGTGGTGTACGAGGCGGGGACTGGTGCGTTCACGCCAGGCCACGGCCCCGAGACCAAACAGCTCCTCTACGAGGAGCTCGACGACACCATCCAGGACGTCTTCTATCGGCTTCGCTCGGACGTGCTTTCGGAAGCCCCCGAGGGAATCCGGCGGGGCTGTCACCTTCAGGGCAACGAGTTCAACGTCACCCTCAAACCCAACTTCGAGATCGGCTCGACCGACGCAACCCACGTGATCGATCGGGCGCTACTCCACCAGCTCGGCCTGCTCGGCAGCGCGGCGAGCGGGGCGTGCGACGCGAACGAGACCGAGGCCGCGGCGTGGGCGCGCGCGTTCTACGCCGACTCGGACCCCGAGATCCGGGCCGTGCTCGAAGCCGAGAACGAACTCCCCGACCGCTCGGCCGATAGCGTGCCCGACGACCTCGGGGATCTCTTCGAGCGCATCGACGTCGCCTACTACGAGGGCGACGCCGCCGAGATCGGGAGCCGCGAACTCAACAAGGTCGTCGGCGTCGAGGCCGCCTTCGACGTGCTCGGGCTCGACGATCCCTTCGCCCTCGTGATGGGTGACTCGAAGAGCGATCTCCGGGTGATGGAGTGGGTCGCCGAGGGGGACATGGGGATCGCGGCCGCGCCAGAACACGCCTCGATCGACGTGCTCGATCACGTCATCCGAACCGACGAACTCGTCTACGATCAGGGTGACGCCGCCGAGATCCTTCGGGTCGTCTACGCGCTCAACCAGCTCGCGCGCCTCGACTGA
- a CDS encoding ABC transporter ATP-binding protein — MTDDPLVAARDLTKHYPITEGLLRREVGRVRAVDGISFDVRRGETLGLVGESGCGKSTAARSLLHLEDPTDGEVLFDGESLDAHTDAERKRFRRRAGMIFQDPTSSFDPRLSIGESVAEPLAIHGLRDRERQRAVAETMLERVGLSAAEYDRYPHELSGGQKQRVALARALVTDPAFVVADEPVSALDVSVEAEILSLIDDLQAAFGLSILLITHDMSVVRDVCDRVAVMYLGEIVERGPTEDVFDDPQHPYTRALLASMPTPDPASRGERADLSGEVPDPGAPPSGCRFHTRCPAVIQSDEYDLDQSVWRSVFDLRIAVRDRTIEPDRLRERLVDEGSAASADDVSPAQLRNAIRTTYDIPDELDDPDAEAVLADALPAIVDGDLATAEDALAPFTSVCEREHPSLQETDAGHPAACHLHAAADFDASQEGRSVPAED; from the coding sequence ATGACCGACGATCCGCTGGTTGCGGCCCGCGATCTCACGAAACACTACCCGATCACCGAGGGGCTGTTGCGCCGCGAGGTCGGCCGGGTCCGCGCGGTCGACGGGATCAGCTTCGACGTGCGCCGAGGCGAGACCCTCGGTCTGGTCGGCGAGTCGGGCTGTGGGAAATCAACCGCCGCGCGCAGCCTGCTCCACCTCGAAGATCCCACCGACGGCGAGGTGCTGTTCGACGGCGAGTCCCTCGACGCGCACACCGACGCGGAGCGAAAGCGCTTCCGGCGGCGCGCGGGGATGATCTTTCAGGATCCCACGTCGAGCTTCGATCCCCGGCTCTCGATCGGCGAGTCGGTCGCCGAACCCCTCGCGATCCACGGGTTGCGCGACCGGGAGCGCCAGCGGGCGGTCGCGGAGACGATGCTCGAACGGGTGGGCCTCTCGGCCGCCGAGTACGATCGGTATCCGCACGAGCTCTCGGGCGGCCAGAAGCAGCGGGTCGCGCTCGCGCGCGCCTTGGTGACCGATCCGGCGTTCGTGGTGGCCGACGAGCCAGTGAGTGCGCTCGACGTCTCGGTCGAGGCCGAGATCCTCTCGCTGATCGACGATCTCCAGGCGGCCTTCGGCCTCTCGATCCTCCTCATCACCCACGACATGAGCGTGGTCCGGGACGTCTGCGATCGGGTGGCGGTGATGTATCTCGGCGAGATCGTCGAGCGCGGTCCCACGGAAGACGTGTTCGACGATCCCCAACATCCCTACACCCGGGCGCTGCTCGCGTCGATGCCGACGCCCGACCCCGCCAGTCGGGGCGAGCGCGCCGACCTCTCCGGCGAGGTTCCCGACCCGGGTGCTCCACCGTCGGGCTGTCGGTTCCACACCCGGTGTCCCGCGGTCATCCAGTCCGACGAGTACGATCTCGATCAGTCGGTGTGGCGGTCGGTGTTCGACCTCCGGATCGCTGTGCGGGACCGAACCATCGAACCCGATCGGCTCCGCGAACGGCTCGTCGACGAGGGCAGCGCGGCGAGCGCGGACGACGTGTCCCCGGCACAGCTCCGAAACGCGATCCGCACGACGTACGACATCCCGGACGAACTCGACGATCCCGACGCCGAAGCGGTGCTCGCGGACGCCCTGCCGGCGATCGTCGACGGCGACCTCGCGACCGCCGAGGACGCGCTTGCTCCGTTCACCTCCGTCTGCGAGCGCGAGCACCCCTCCCTCCAAGAGACCGACGCCGGCCACCCGGCGGCGTGTCATCTCCACGCGGCCGCCGATTTCGACGCTTCCCAGGAAGGCCGATCGGTGCCCGCCGAGGACTGA
- a CDS encoding ABC transporter ATP-binding protein, which produces MSDPLLSVEGLRTQFHTDEGTVKAVDGVSFDVSQGETVCLVGESGSGKTVACESITRILPSPPGEIVGGRVSFDGDDLTERPPSQLTEVRGGRIAHIFQNPQGALDPVYSVGAQIVETIQLHDDANDAAARKRAIDLLERVGIPEAASRFDEYPHEFSGGMKQRVVIAMALAGKPDLLIADEPTTALDVTTQAGILDLLNDITAERDMAILFVTHDLGVVAEIADRVVVLYAGKVMERGGVHAIFETPAHPYTQALFRCLPGRGDRETIGGSFPDPTDPPEGCRFHPRCPHAIEACAEGDQPPLEPVDPDHTASCVFHGEGYDAAAVHEGAASAARSTAGRTGSRPADDRPDATGPAGRTDGERSDPMEDER; this is translated from the coding sequence GTGAGCGACCCGCTGCTCTCCGTCGAGGGCCTCCGGACGCAGTTCCACACCGACGAGGGCACAGTGAAAGCGGTCGACGGCGTGAGCTTCGACGTTTCGCAGGGTGAGACGGTGTGTCTCGTCGGCGAGAGCGGGTCCGGCAAGACGGTGGCGTGCGAGTCGATCACCAGGATCCTGCCGAGCCCGCCGGGCGAGATCGTCGGCGGCCGGGTCAGCTTCGACGGCGACGATCTCACGGAGCGCCCGCCGAGCCAGCTCACCGAGGTCCGCGGCGGCCGGATCGCTCATATCTTCCAGAACCCCCAGGGCGCGCTCGATCCCGTCTACTCGGTCGGCGCACAGATCGTCGAGACGATCCAGCTCCACGACGACGCGAACGACGCGGCGGCCCGGAAACGGGCGATCGACCTGCTCGAACGGGTCGGGATCCCGGAGGCCGCGTCCCGGTTCGACGAGTACCCCCACGAGTTCTCCGGCGGGATGAAACAGCGGGTCGTGATCGCGATGGCGCTCGCGGGCAAGCCCGACCTCCTGATCGCCGACGAACCCACCACGGCGCTCGACGTCACGACGCAGGCCGGCATCCTCGACCTCCTGAACGACATCACGGCCGAGCGCGACATGGCGATCCTGTTCGTCACGCACGATCTCGGCGTCGTGGCCGAGATCGCCGACCGGGTGGTGGTGCTGTACGCCGGCAAGGTGATGGAGCGCGGCGGCGTCCACGCGATCTTCGAGACGCCCGCCCACCCCTACACCCAGGCGCTCTTCCGGTGTCTCCCCGGTCGAGGCGACCGCGAGACCATCGGCGGATCGTTCCCGGACCCGACCGATCCGCCCGAGGGCTGTCGGTTCCACCCCCGGTGTCCCCACGCGATCGAGGCGTGCGCCGAGGGCGACCAGCCGCCGCTCGAACCGGTCGATCCCGACCACACCGCCTCGTGTGTCTTCCACGGCGAGGGGTACGACGCGGCGGCGGTCCACGAGGGCGCGGCGAGCGCGGCGCGGTCGACCGCCGGACGGACGGGATCGAGACCAGCCGACGACCGACCAGACGCAACGGGGCCAGCGGGCCGAACCGACGGCGAGCGTTCGGATCCGATGGAGGACGAACGATGA